The Brevinema andersonii region AGAAGAAATTCATTTTTCCTATCATTCGGAATTCGGTTATACAACTGCTTATGCTAATAACGCAGGAAATGCATTATCTGTTTCGTATTTACTAAATTTAGCGGCATTAGAAATGGCTAATCTTACATCATCACTAGCAACTTTATGCCAGGAAAGCGGTTATCAACTTCAACCTTTCCATGGACTAAAAAATTCCCAACTTTATTTTTTTAAAAATATAAGTAGCTTTGGTATCAGTGAGCTAGAATTAATCGATAAAATGCAAGAATTTTTGAATAAAATACATTATAAAGAGCAGGAAGTAAAAGAAGAATTACTTTCTAAAAATGGAGATCATGAATTCCTGATTGAACATTTACTCCATATGATCAATCAAAAAAATATCAATCAAACAGAAGTTATAGAAGTTATTGCTTTGGCAGAAATGTTATGCGGGGTTTCTACCAAAATATCCAACCGTGACGAATGGAGAGCATTAATATTTCGCCTTCATTCAAATAGCAGTATTTTTAATTCACTCTCTTCCAATATTGAAGAAATAGCTGAATACAGAGCTCAGTTATTACAACAAAATTTTAAAAAGTTAATTAAAATAACAACATAGCTTAAAATGAGGAAACAAAATATGCAAGATATTTCTCAAATTTTGAAAACGCGATTAACCATGTTTGCAGTTATTATCTATACATTACTGTCTATATTCACAGTAAGATTGATATATCTTCAATTGTTCAAAGGTTCTATTTTTAAAGATAGAGCAGAAAAAAATCAAACCCGCAGTTTACGTATACCTTCTTACCGCAGTATTCTTTATGACAGAACCAAAGAATTAAAATTGGCATACAATGAGCGATCATTAGCACTAACAGTGATTGAAGCTAATTTACCAAAAGATCCGATCGAACGCACTGTATTATTCACTAAAATGAGCCAAATATTAAACGAACCTGTTGAAAAAATTACTGCTACAATTCATGATGAATTTATTGATCCTTACACTCCTATTGTGATAAAAACACAAATTTCACCGGATATTATTTCACGTTTTGCCGAAAAAATTGACGAATTTCCCGGAATCTTCTGGGAAAATCGTCCTAAAAGAGTCTACCCATTCAATATGTCAAGTTTTCATGTGATTGGATATACTGGAATTATTAATAAAAACGAGTACAGCTCGTTAAATGCTGTAGACGAATATTATTTAGGTAGCATCATAGGCAAAAGAGGTATTGAAAAACAATATGACAAAAATATTCGTGGCAATTCGGGGACTTTATTGAGATCCGTAGATGTTCGAGGCAATGTTTTACAACAAGATGTTTTCAAAGAACCTATACAAGGAGATCATCTAGTTTTAACCATCGATGCCAAATTACAAGCTAAAGCTCAGGAATTACTGCAAGAAAAAGTTGGTGTTGTAGTCATTAGTCGTGTTACTACTGGAGAAATCTTGGTACTATTAAGTACTCCTTCCGTAGATCCTAGTATTTTTGCTCCTGATTCCATAGAAGGTAAAAAGCGTTTTCAAGAACTATCGATTGATACACAATATCCATTTTTAAACAGAGCAATACAAGGAACTTATTCACCAGCTTCTACTTTCAAATTGATATCAGCAGCGGCATTTATCAAAGCAGGAATTGATCCTTATAGAAAGCATGTATGCACTGGATCTTACCAAATAGGAAACCGTGTATTTCGTTGCACTGGCGTACATGGAGCTGTAGATATGCGTAGTGCTATTGCTTATTCATGCAATAGTTATTTTTATTATTTTTCGCAAATTGTCGGACATAAACCAATCTTAGAGATGGCCAAAGAATTTGGCATTACAGAAAAAACTTATATTGATCTGCCTGATGAAAAAAATGGCTTTCTACCAAATGATGCTTGGTTCAAAAAAATACATAAAAGAAACTGGTCACAAGGCGATTCAGCAAATATCGTAATTGGTCAAGGAGATGTTCTCGTAACACCTTTAGCACTCAATCAAATGACTGCTATCATTGCCAATGGAGGCACTATTTTTCGTCCTTATATCCTTAAAGAACAGCTAAATTTACGTGATCGCAGTGTTATTTGGTCGCAAACTCCAGAAGCACGAAAAACGGTAAATATTCCCCCAGAAACAATTAATATCCTTCAAGAAGGAATGGCTCGAGTCACTAAAAGCGGTGGGACAGCAGGTTGGATCAATACTCCTTATCTGCAAGTTCCTATTGCTGGAAAAACTGGAACAGCTCAAACAGGTAATATAAAAAATAATGGTCTTTTCACAGCTTATGGACCCTATGGTCAAGAAAATGTATCTAATGCTATTGCAATTACAGTACTGTTAGAGCAAGATCGAACAGGAGCCGCGGTTTCTATTGCTGCAAATCTATTTAACTACTATTTTGGAACTCTTTACCCTGAATTAAAAAGCAAGATCAACAGGAGAATATCTTGAAAAATATTTTAAAAAAAGGTAGTATCTTATATGTTATTATACCTTTGATCCTTTCTTTTATTGGTATTTTGTTTATTTTTAGTACAGGGCAATTGGAGCACGGAAATAATACTAATTTATATCTAAAACAGCTTTTGTGGGTAGGTTTAGGAATTATCTTTGCACTCTTCATTGTATCTATTGACTATTATTATATTGTAGAAACATCGTTTATCTATTATATTTTAGGCATTATTCTATTGGTTTTCACGTTGTTAGTCGGCAAAGAAATAAAAGGAGCAAAAAGCTGGTTGGGTATGGCTGGATTAGGGATCCAAGCATCAGAAGTCATGAAAATTTGTTATATTCTTTTCTATGCTAAATTTTTAAGTAGTAAATCGAATACCGAATCTAACTTCCGCACTTTAATTTTTGCCTTAGGGATTTTAATCATTCCTCTAAGTTTGGTATTATTACAACCTGATTTAGGTACTAGTATTGTTTTCATATCTATTTTTATAACAATGACAATGGTAAGCACTAAAAATATTTCAATTATTCTTCAAGGATTAATTACAGGTTTATTAATGGTAATTCTTACATTATGTTATGCCTATTATCAATTCTATTACTTAGCTAATTCTAACAATTCTCCTATTGCTATCCTTGATATTTTATTATTACCTAATACTTTTTTTGCTATAGCTACTATTTTATTGGTTTATACTATTATTACTTTTGTTATAGAATTATTTCAACCTATTACTTGGATCAATAAATTTACTACTGGATCATTTATTATAGGAATTAGTTTTCTTATGTCAGGAATTGCTACAAAAATTCTCAAACCTTACCAATGGAGCAGATTATTGGTCTTTATCAATCCTGAATTTGATCGTTTAGGAGCTGGATATAATATTATTCAAGCACAAATAGCTATTGGATCTGGAGGTTTTTCCGGACAAGGATTTTTTAATGGAACACAAAATTTAAGACGTTTCCTGCCGGAAAAACATACAGATTTTATCTATGCTATTATCGCAGAAGAAACAGGCTTTATAGGAAGCTTTTTAGTGGTATTTCTTTATATTATTTATTTTAGCATGATGATTAAAATTATTTTTTCTGCCAAAGATATAGAAGGATCTTTTATCGCTACCGGTATTTTTACAATGTTTGCTATCCATACTATTATCAATATTGGTATGAATTTAGGAATTGCACCTGTTACGGGATTACCATTACCTTTTATCAGTTATGGAGGTTCTTCATATATTACTTTTATTATTGCTGCAGCATTATTACTAAATATTTATAATAGGAGATTTATCCATTAATATATTACAAATATTACAACTTTTCTCCTATTGCTTTTCCAAACTCTTTTAATATAGTTTTAGCTTTATTATTAATATTTTTGGGAACTTCAATAGTTGCTTCATAAAATAAATTTCCTCGTTTATGAGCACGTAAATCAGGTAACCCTTCTCCTTCTAGCTTTATTTTTTGACCTGGTTGAACACCTTCTGGAAGTTTTACTTTTTTCTTTGATTCTAATGTATGGACTTCTACTTCTCCTCCCAACACAGCTTTAGCGAAACTTAAAGGTAATTTTGCATACAAATTAGAACCTTCACGCACAAATTGCGTATTGTTACGAACATTCAAATGTATATATAAATCTCCACGTGGACCATTTAAAGGAGCAGCACTTCCTTCCCCACTAACACGCAATCTCATACCATCTTCTACACCTGCAGGGATAACTACTGATACTTTACTATTTTTTTGTTGAATACCCTCACCATGACACACAGGACAAGGATCTTTTACTGTCTTACCTAAACCATGACATGTTGGACATGGCTGCGTAATCGCAAAAAAACCTTGGCTTACTTGAATACGTCCTGACCCATGACATGCAGCACATATTTCTGGCTGGCTCTTAGATTTCGAGCCAGTACCATCACATGTAGAACATATTTCCATTCTTTTAATTTTTAAATCGACCGTTTGTTTACGTAATATATCTTTCAATTCTAGGGATACAGAAGCTTCCAGATCTGCACCTCGAACTTCTGGAGTTTGATGAGAAGCCCGTCCTCCAAAAAAACTTTCAAAAATATCTTCAAATCCGCCACCAAAACCACCACTGCCTGTAAAACCACGAAAAATATCTTCAAATCCACCAGGACCGGCTCCTCCTGTTTGAAATGCAGCTTCTCCGAATTGATCATACATTTTTTTCTTTTCCGGATCGGACAATACTTCATAAGCTTTTCCGATTTCTTTAAACCTTTCTTCCGCATCTTTATTACCCGGATTTCTATCAGGATGATACTTCATTGCTTGTTTACGGAATGCTTTTTTTATTTCTTCCTGACTGGCACCACGGCTAATCCCTAATAATTCATAATAATCTGCCATACACACCTTTTTATTTTATTATTTTATATGTATCATGCACAACAATATTTCGATGGTCAAGTTTAAAAATCAAGGAGTAGTTATTTTACTCCTTGGTGTTAGAAAAAATAAATCATTATTCCTTATCTTTATCAATTACCTCTGCATCGATAACATCATCTTCTCGTTCATCTGATTTATGGGAAGAATTTTGTTGAGCTGCTGCCGCCATTTGCTGATATACTCTAGCTGAAACCGGTTCTAACGCTTTCATAGCCGCTTCAATAGTATTCATATCATCGCCTTCGATTGCTTTTTTCAAATCTGCATTCTTTTCTTCCAACTCTTTTTTATCTGTATCTGAAATTTTATCTCCTTCTTCTCTGAGAAGTTTTTCAATTCCATAAGAAACAGAATTAGCCTGATTTTTTAATTCAATATTCTCTCGCACTTTTTTATCATCTTCTGCATTGACTTCTGCTTCTTTTTGCATGCGTTCAATTTCATCTGCCGATAACGTGCCCGTAGATTCAATTCTGATTTTCTGTTCCTTGCCAGATCCACTGTCTTTAGCAGAAACATGCAGAATTCCGTTAGCATCGATATCAAATGTTACTTCAATTTGAGGAATTCCTCGAGGAGCAGGTTGTATACCTTCCAAATTAAAGTTGCCTAAGGTACGATTATCTTTAGCCATAGGGCGTTCGCCTTGCAACACTTGAATTGTAACTGCAGTTTGATTATCTGCAGCAGTAGAAAAAATTTGAGACTTAGATGCCGGAATAGTCGTATTTCTCGGAATTAAAACAGTATTTACATCTCCTAATGTCACAATACCTAAAGAAAGAGGTGTAACATCAAGCAATAAAATATCATTTACTTCTTTATTTAAAACACCAGCTTGAATAGCTGCCCCCAAAGAAACAACTTCATCAGGATTGACACCTTTAGATGGTTCTTTTCCAAAGAAATTCTTAACTAAATCAACGATCAAAGGCATTCTTGTTTGTCCGCCAACCAAAATGATCTCATTAATATCTGATTTGGAAATACCAGCATCTTTTAAAACCTGCTCACAAGGAGAAATAGAACGTTCTACAATAGGACGAACAATATTCTCTAGTTCGCCGCGAGTCATATTCATTTGAAGGTGTTTGGGACCAGATGCATCAGCTGTAATAAATGGTAAATTTATTTGTGTATCAGCTTTGCTGGAAAGTTCTATTTTTGCTTTTTCTGCAGCTTCCTTCAACCGCTGCATTGCCATAGGATCTTTGGATAAATCAATTCCCGACTCTTTTTGATATGTAGTAATAATATGTTTAATTATAGCATTATCAAGATCATCGCCTCCCAAATGCGTATCACCATTGGTTGCTTTTACTTCAAAAACGCCATCACCGATCTCTAAGATAGAGATATCAAACGTTCCACCACCAAAATCATATACAGCAACAATTCCTTCCTTATTTTTGTCAAGACCGTAAGCCAAAGCTGCTGCAGTAGGTTCGTTAATAATACGTTCTACTTCTAAACCAGCGATTGTCCCAGCATCCTTGGTGGATTGGCGTTGTGAATCATTAAAATATGCCGGCACTGTAATCACAGCCTTATGGATTTTGCCACCAAGATAAGATTCTGCAGCCTCTTTCAATTTAGTCAAAATGAAAGCACTGATTTGTTCAGGAGTCTGATCACCAATACGTGTTTGAAATACCACATTATCATGAGGTCCCTTTTTGATTACATAAGGCATATGTTCGTTACTTACTTCTTCAAAACGATGACCAATAAATCGTTTTGCAGAATAAATAGTATTTTCAGGATTTGTAACCATTTGATTTTTCGCAGGAGCACCAACTAAAATATCTCCTTTCTCGGTAAAAGCCACAATAGAAGGCATTGTACGAGCACCTTCTTGGTTTGCAATCACTACAGGTTTACCGTTCTCTATCACAGAAACAACAGAATTTGTTGTTCCCAAATCGATCCCTATAATTTTTCCAGACATGATTTCATCTCCTTGATAAATTTTTATTATTGTTGTTTTTTCTTAGCAACTTTTACTTTAGCGCTTCTCAGGACAACGCCACCTAATTTTCTTCCTGTTTCGAAAACTTCAGTTACAGTCATTGGATGTTGTCCATCATCCGTTTCTTCGATCATTAGTGCCTCGCTTACTTGAGGATCAAATTCATCTCCCACTTGAATTTCTATTTTTTCTAGTCCAGTATTCTTAAGTATATCTTCAAACTGAGCTAACACTATAGAAATGCCTTGCTTTAAGGATTCAAGATTATCAGATGAATCAGCAGCTTTCAAGCTTCGTTCTAAATTATCAACTACAGGAAGTAAATTTTCTATCAAACCGCGGACAGCATACTTTTGGAATTCTTCTTTTTCTTTTTGTATACGTTTTCTATAATTATCAGTTTCTGCAGAAAGACGCAAATATGCTTCTTTAAGCTCTTGTTTTTCCTTCTCTAAAATACTTAAAAGATCTGTATCTTCTTGTTCTGAAATACTTTCTGATGTTTGTTCTTCTGGTTGTGCTGATGATCCGTTATTTTCTTCAATAATATTTTCTTGTTCGGGCACAAATGCCTCCTCAAAAATTTTCCTTTCATCAAAAATATAGCAATTCTTATGCCAATTGACAAATTTATTTATAATATCATCACCTTAATGAAAAATATTCCGATATTTCTATTAAGATTTCTATTGAGGTGAATAAGATGATACAAATTATTTTTATTTTTTTGCTATTTCCAATAACAATTTTTACACAAACTAATGCTGACAATACTACCGCAACAAATAATAGTAAACAAACTCAGCTAGACCAATGGAAAGAAACATTAAACTTTGGAATTTCTACTCAAAGATTAAACACCGTTAAACAGATCCGTTCCTCTAAAGCGACAAATAGTATAGAAATATTACAAGAACAATTTCTCAAAGACGATAATCGGACCGTAAAGGAAGAAATAATCTATACATTCATCGATTTAACTAACGATAATTCTGAATTTTGGAAAAAAGTTTTCAGTAAGGAAAAAGATTTAATTGTACTTCAACGCGCAGCTTTTGCGATAGAAAAATTAAAAATTGGATCAGCAGGACCTGAAATTTTTTCTAATTTAAGTATCCAACTCTCTAACACTGAAGCAATACGCTTCAATGCTTCAGCTGTAAGAGCTCTAGGAGAAATAAAATTTCAAGAAGCATTGCCAATTATCATTGAAATAGCAACAAATAAAGATCTTCATCAAGATCTAAGAGGTTCGGCTGTTGTAGCTGTTGGTATGTATCAAGATGCAGCACAAATCCCATTACTTGAAAGCATTCTTACAGATAGTTTTGAATCTCAATTCATCAGACGTTATGCCGCCTTAGGTATAGGACGTACAGAAAGCACAAATGCTGTTGCTATTCTTAGTCCTATTGCCGTGAATGAAAAAGAAGCTCAATCGGTTCGCTTGAATGCTGTTTCCGGATTAGGATATATTGCTAACGATGAAACCATTACCATTATGGAACAACTCACCAAAAGTGATGACACAGCTTTAAGAACTGAAGCTATTAAAAGTTTAGGAAAAATGAAAGCAACAAATGCACAAGAAATACTAAAATATAAAGCAATGAAAGATCCCGAAGCTATTGTACGCAGAGAAGCCAAAAAAGCTCTTCAGGAAATGGGAATTAATTTATAGTATCATTTAAAAATTCTTTACAAAAAGGCAACAGTATAGTATACTATTTATATTTTATATATAGGTATTATTATGCAGTCATCTGTTTTACGACATAATTTAAAAGAGCTTCAAGATATATTAATTGCTTTATCCTACCCTCGTCATAAAGCTGGAAGTATTTTCAAATGGATTTACAAGAAAAGCATTTTTGATTTTGAACAAATGACAGATCTTTCTAAATCAGAACGTCAAAATCTCAAAGAACAATTCAATATTCTTGTACTTCAAACAATTGTTATTAATGAATCTCAAGATGGCACTTTAAAATTTCTTTTCAAAGCTCAAGATGGAGCTCGAATCGAAAGTGTCATGATTCATAATGAAGGTGATTCTCGTTATACTATTTGCGTTTCTTCCCAAGTTGGATGTGCACTTCGTTGTTCTTTTTGTGCAACAGGTCAATTAGGATTTTCACGACACCTCTCAAGAGAAGAAATAATTTCACAAGTTCTATTAGTAGATGCTGAAATAAAAAAACGTTATAAACTTGATCCTTACTCGCGAGCCCTTGATAATATTGTATTTATGGGCATGGGAGAACCAATGCTGAATTACGAGGAAGTTCTCAAGTCTATTGAAATTCTTAATAATCAAGCTGGTTTTGATATTGGTACAAGAAGAATCACTATATCAACTGCAGGAATTATCAACGGTATAGAAAAATTTATTCAAGCTCCTGGTCAAATTAGATTAGCATTATCTCTACACGCTGCAAATCACGAAAAACGAAAAAATATTATGCCGATTGCTCGTAAAGAAAATACAAGACAAGTACTTGATATTATAAGATTATATCAAAAAGAAACAGGTCGGCGTATTACTATTGAATATATCTTAATCGAAGGATTTAATGATTCTGAAAAGGATGTCCTTGCACTTAAACATGAGTTAACAAATATAAAATATAATCTAAATGTTATTCCGTTAAACCCAGTTGACAATCTTCCTTATGACGCCCCTAGTTTTAGGGGAATTCAAGAATTTACCAAAAAATTGAAACATCATTCTATTCCTTTTGTGCTAAGAACTCCAAAAGGTCAAGATATTAATGCAGCTTGTGGTCAACTAGCCTTGAAAAATATATCTATGAGGTAATCATGAATAAAAAACGTGCATTATCAGGTATCAAGCCTACCGGTGATATTCATTTAGGTAATTATTTTGGCGCTTTTCAAGAATTCTTAGCATTACAAAACAATAAAAATATTGAAAATTTATATTTTATTGCCGATTATCATGCTTTAAATGAAATTCCGGATCCTAAATTATTAAAAGAACGAACTATTAATATTTTTAAAGCATTTATAGCATTAGGATTAGATCCAGAAAAAAGTATTATTTTTGTTCAGAGTGATGTTCCTGAACATACAGAACTTTGCTGGCTTCTATCAGGAGTGACCCCCATGGGACTTTTAGAACGCGCCCATGCATACAAAGATGCTATCACTAAACAAAAAAACGTTAATATGGGATTATTTAATTACCCTTTGCTGCAAGCTGCAGATATTCTGATTTATGATGCTGATTTAGTACCGGTTGGTGCCGATCAAAAGCAACATGTAGAAATCACACGAGATATTGCGGAAAAATTCAATCGGGAATATGGTGATATTTTTACTATACCTGAACCTTTAATACAAAATGCTGTTGCTATTGTACCAGGTACCGATGGACAAAAAATGAGTAAATCAAAAAATAATACTATTCCAATTTTTGCTTCAGAAAAAGAAATAAAAAAAAGTATTATGAATATTACTACAGATTCTACTCCTCTAGAAAATCCCAAAGATCCTAATAATTGCTCCATTTTTCTTTTATACAAAATGTTTGCCTCTTCAGAGCAAATAGAAAAAATGAGGCAGAATTATTTAAATGGTGGATATGGGTATGGGCATGCAAAAACAGAGTTATTCGAAATTATTATGCATTGCTTCGAATCAGCACGAAAAAAAATGTTGGAATTAAACTCTTCTCCTGATGAAGTTTTTCATTTAATGAAATTAGGAGCCGAAAAAGCTAGAATTATCGCCCACTCTAAGATAGACAAAGTTAAAAAAGTTATGGGACTAGGATAGAATTATGGTTAATTCTTCTCACTCTTCACTACAAAAAATCAGTTCTTTTCTATCACTAGCTATACCAATATGTACTGCTTTATGGTTTACTTTACTATGTTATGCTGGTTACCTATCACCCAATAATACAGGACAACTTCCTCAGAATATTCGAATATTGCATTTAATAAGCCTAATTTTTAGGCAAGACTATTTTTATTTTCCTTTGTCTCTCACTAGGTTAATTGCTCCTCCTTATGGAATTCCACTATCATTAACTGATACCATACCATTAGGAGCCCTTATTTTTAAAATCTTCGAGATGAATGATATGCAATATTTTGGCATATGGATTATTCTATCAGTATTACTTACTACTTTTTTTGCGTACCGCATTTGTCGTGAAATTTGTTCTGACCTTTTATCCACAACACTAACTACACTTTTATTTATTTCTATGCCATTTTTTTGGTATCATACTTTTTTTCATCCATGGCTTGCAGGACAATGGACAATTCTTTGGGGATTATCATTATTTTTTCAAAAACGCAGTTACTTATCCATTGAATGGTATGGAATTATCGTTATTTCAGCTTTTATTCATCCCTATTTTATTTTTATTAACTTTTTTATCATGATAGCAGATACCGTACGTCTTTATCTTTACGAACATCAAATTTCTGTAATGCAAGCTGCTAATTTTTTTGCTTATTCATTAGGGATTTGTATCGGATCATTAAGCATCATTGGGATGTTTTACCTTCCTAGTTTTTCCGTTCCTAAATTGCCTATTGCACCTATACAACCAAGTTTATTTATCATGCCCAATATTATTAATATAACACAACAATATAATATTTCGTACATTTATCCCGGATTAGGAATTATAATTGGTTTGTTAGTATTTTTGATTACATTTTCTATTTATCCCCAGATTAATCATATAAAAAAGTATACCCCCATTTTTTTTTCAGTTTTTATATTTTTTTTATGCTCTATTGCTGGTGGTGTAAGTTCCTATAATAAAACTTTCAAGATATATAACAATGCGTGGATAGAAAATAGAATATTATTACTACTTACATCTGGTCCTCGATTTATATTTCCATTACTATGGATGATACCTATCATGATTGCTCATACAGCAGAATTTTTATATCTAAGAAAAAAATTTTTATGTATTATTTATTTATTTTGTTTACTTAGTATACAATTTTTTACTGTCAAACTATCATTTAATTACGAATACTCTGTTTATGTGCCTCTTTCTCAAGAAATTGAACAGTTTTTAAATGAAACATCTCATATTATATGGATTGGTACAGAATCACTAGATGATATCCCACAATTTGAACAAATTGCGTCCTATGCATTACACTACAAAAAAACAATCAATTTATCCCCTGTTTTAAGATATCCTAGTTATTATTTAGAATCTCTAGAAAAAGAAACTATGCAATTTTTATCACAAAGTTTTATGGACAATACTACTTATATTATTCCCCAAAATTTAACTATACCTTTCAATTTATCTCAATTTGGAAAACTTATTCCCTTTGAAGATGTGATTTTTTTTAAACCAGATAATTAGTTGATTATTTAAATATAATATTCTATACTAAATTATAAACTCTTATAAAAAGTTACAATTTTATATCCATATTCACAGAGTTATAACTTATCAGTTTTATTTTTATGCTATTATTTGCGATACTAACTTATTAGTTATAATACTTTCTCACACTTCCTTAAATTAGAAAAAAGCAAAAGAATTTAAAAAAATATCCGACTAATAGAATAAACTTGTTCCCTAATAAATAAAAATAATAAAATAAGAAGGAAGAATTTATGTATGATTTTACAGGCTTTACTCATAGGGCTCAACGTGTTGTATCTATCCTAGCTCAACAAGAAGCACGACGTTTATTTGGTGAAGAACTTACTCCGGAACATATATTTTTAGGCATCCTGAGGGAATCAGAAGGTTCAGCGGTACGTACCTTGCAAAATCTGGGTCTCAATATCGAAGAACTGCAAATGGCTGTAGAATTTGCTTTAAGAGGCCAAGGTAGTGATACTCTAACATTAGGTGGTATTCCTATTTCAAAAAGAGTCCATCAAGTAATTGAAATTGCACGACAAGAAGCTAAATTAATTGGACATAATTATATTGGTACAGAACACCTCCTTTTAGGGATTTACAATGAAAATAATTCAAATGCTATTGTACCTTTTATCATTGAAAATCATGGAATTGATATCCATCAGTTAAGAAATGCCGTTATTAGCATTGTTGGTTATGGAGAATTGCGCACTTGGAACAAAAAGAAAAAACAAATCAAAACCCCTTTTTTGGACAAGTTTTGTCGAAATGTAACTAATGAAGCAGCAGAAGGTAAATTAGATCCTGTTGTAGGCCGTAAAAAAGAAATTAACCGCGTAATGCAAATTCTATGCCGCCGCACAAAAAATAATCCAATTCTTATCGGAGAACCAGGAGTTGGAAAAACATCGATTATTGAAGGAATTTCTCAACTAATTGTATCGAATTCCGTTCCAGAAATGCTCATTGGAAAGAAAATTCTACTTTTAGACATGGGAGCTTTAGTTGCGGGAACAAAATACCGAGGCGAATTTGAGGAACGTTTAAAAAATCTTATGCAAGAAGCTGAAAAAGATAAAGATGTAATTCTTTTTATTGATGAAATCCATACTATTTTAGGAGCAGGTAATGCAGAAGGTGCTCTAGACGCTTCCAATATGCTTAAACCAGCCTTGGCACGTGGATTAATTCGAACAATAGGAGCAACAACATTTGACGAATATAAAAAGCGTATTGAAAAAGATAAAGCCTTAGTAAGAAGATTTCAAGTTGTTCGTATTGATGAAC contains the following coding sequences:
- the mrdA gene encoding penicillin-binding protein 2; this translates as MQDISQILKTRLTMFAVIIYTLLSIFTVRLIYLQLFKGSIFKDRAEKNQTRSLRIPSYRSILYDRTKELKLAYNERSLALTVIEANLPKDPIERTVLFTKMSQILNEPVEKITATIHDEFIDPYTPIVIKTQISPDIISRFAEKIDEFPGIFWENRPKRVYPFNMSSFHVIGYTGIINKNEYSSLNAVDEYYLGSIIGKRGIEKQYDKNIRGNSGTLLRSVDVRGNVLQQDVFKEPIQGDHLVLTIDAKLQAKAQELLQEKVGVVVISRVTTGEILVLLSTPSVDPSIFAPDSIEGKKRFQELSIDTQYPFLNRAIQGTYSPASTFKLISAAAFIKAGIDPYRKHVCTGSYQIGNRVFRCTGVHGAVDMRSAIAYSCNSYFYYFSQIVGHKPILEMAKEFGITEKTYIDLPDEKNGFLPNDAWFKKIHKRNWSQGDSANIVIGQGDVLVTPLALNQMTAIIANGGTIFRPYILKEQLNLRDRSVIWSQTPEARKTVNIPPETINILQEGMARVTKSGGTAGWINTPYLQVPIAGKTGTAQTGNIKNNGLFTAYGPYGQENVSNAIAITVLLEQDRTGAAVSIAANLFNYYFGTLYPELKSKINRRIS
- a CDS encoding ATP--guanido phosphotransferase; protein product: MEKIILPKIRSHAFSALDNIVFSTRVRLARNIEALPFPAYLPQAQKIQIEDQFSDILSKTDSYTSINSINISKYNKKQILNMEKDLIITEEFTEFGDIFFFDKNAEWIFLPNEKDHIRIFGIDFGSKAKPIYKRISEIVNSIEEEIHFSYHSEFGYTTAYANNAGNALSVSYLLNLAALEMANLTSSLATLCQESGYQLQPFHGLKNSQLYFFKNISSFGISELELIDKMQEFLNKIHYKEQEVKEELLSKNGDHEFLIEHLLHMINQKNINQTEVIEVIALAEMLCGVSTKISNRDEWRALIFRLHSNSSIFNSLSSNIEEIAEYRAQLLQQNFKKLIKITT
- the dnaJ gene encoding molecular chaperone DnaJ, producing MADYYELLGISRGASQEEIKKAFRKQAMKYHPDRNPGNKDAEERFKEIGKAYEVLSDPEKKKMYDQFGEAAFQTGGAGPGGFEDIFRGFTGSGGFGGGFEDIFESFFGGRASHQTPEVRGADLEASVSLELKDILRKQTVDLKIKRMEICSTCDGTGSKSKSQPEICAACHGSGRIQVSQGFFAITQPCPTCHGLGKTVKDPCPVCHGEGIQQKNSKVSVVIPAGVEDGMRLRVSGEGSAAPLNGPRGDLYIHLNVRNNTQFVREGSNLYAKLPLSFAKAVLGGEVEVHTLESKKKVKLPEGVQPGQKIKLEGEGLPDLRAHKRGNLFYEATIEVPKNINNKAKTILKEFGKAIGEKL
- the rodA gene encoding rod shape-determining protein RodA, whose protein sequence is MKNILKKGSILYVIIPLILSFIGILFIFSTGQLEHGNNTNLYLKQLLWVGLGIIFALFIVSIDYYYIVETSFIYYILGIILLVFTLLVGKEIKGAKSWLGMAGLGIQASEVMKICYILFYAKFLSSKSNTESNFRTLIFALGILIIPLSLVLLQPDLGTSIVFISIFITMTMVSTKNISIILQGLITGLLMVILTLCYAYYQFYYLANSNNSPIAILDILLLPNTFFAIATILLVYTIITFVIELFQPITWINKFTTGSFIIGISFLMSGIATKILKPYQWSRLLVFINPEFDRLGAGYNIIQAQIAIGSGGFSGQGFFNGTQNLRRFLPEKHTDFIYAIIAEETGFIGSFLVVFLYIIYFSMMIKIIFSAKDIEGSFIATGIFTMFAIHTIINIGMNLGIAPVTGLPLPFISYGGSSYITFIIAAALLLNIYNRRFIH